One window of the Methanobrevibacter sp. TMH8 genome contains the following:
- the cutA gene encoding divalent-cation tolerance protein CutA, translated as MIALIYVTTSNEEEAMNIGETIVKERLAACSNIISEMKSIYWWEGNLEKDNESILILKTIEENINKIISRIKEIHSYENPCIIALPILNASDSYLKWLEREIDL; from the coding sequence ATGATTGCATTGATTTATGTTACTACAAGTAATGAAGAAGAAGCTATGAATATTGGAGAAACTATTGTTAAAGAAAGATTAGCTGCTTGTTCAAATATAATCTCAGAAATGAAATCTATTTATTGGTGGGAAGGAAATCTTGAAAAAGATAATGAATCTATTCTGATTCTTAAAACCATTGAAGAAAATATTAATAAAATCATTTCTAGAATAAAAGAAATTCATTCTTATGAAAATCCATGTATTATTGCATTACCTATTTTAAATGCTTCTGATAGCTATTTAAAATGGCTAGAAAGAGAAATAGATCTTTAA
- a CDS encoding NAD+ synthase translates to MKLPEIDPKKTKIELINFIKEMTNETNVDGVVIGLSGGIDSTVVAYLLKEAIGSENIYSYHLASSTTPKEDTEHARLVAKLLNLDYKEINIDKISDEFLTLAKNLNNTLANNDFKSNNKNKAAEGNLKARIRMSLLYYFANLKNCLVAGTGNKSELLIGYFTKFGDGACDFELIGDIYKTQLRKLAKSWEIPDEIINKPPRAGLWKNQTDEDEIGFSYEILDQLLYLIHDKKLENDEILKKTNNTVLEINNIRTKIANNKHKLYSPPSPFENKKLF, encoded by the coding sequence ATGAAATTACCTGAAATTGATCCAAAAAAGACTAAAATAGAACTAATTAATTTTATAAAAGAAATGACAAATGAAACCAATGTTGATGGGGTAGTAATTGGTTTAAGCGGTGGAATTGATTCTACTGTTGTTGCATATCTTTTGAAAGAAGCTATTGGAAGTGAAAATATTTATTCTTATCATTTAGCTAGTTCGACCACTCCAAAAGAGGACACTGAACATGCTCGTTTAGTTGCTAAATTATTAAATCTTGATTATAAAGAAATAAATATTGATAAAATATCTGATGAATTTTTGACTTTAGCTAAGAATTTAAATAATACTTTAGCTAATAATGATTTTAAATCAAATAATAAAAATAAAGCTGCTGAAGGTAATCTTAAAGCAAGGATTAGAATGTCTCTTTTGTATTACTTTGCAAACCTTAAGAATTGTCTTGTAGCAGGAACTGGAAATAAAAGTGAGTTATTAATTGGTTATTTTACTAAATTTGGTGATGGGGCTTGTGATTTTGAACTAATTGGTGATATATACAAAACACAGCTAAGAAAACTTGCAAAATCTTGGGAAATTCCCGATGAAATCATAAATAAGCCACCAAGAGCAGGGCTTTGGAAAAATCAAACCGATGAAGATGAAATTGGTTTTAGCTATGAGATTTTAGATCAATTACTCTATCTGATTCATGATAAAAAATTAGAAAATGACGAAATCTTGAAAAAAACTAATAACACAGTATTAGAAATTAATAATATCCGAACTAAAATAGCTAATAATAAACACAAGCTATATTCTCCACCTAGTCCTTTTGAAAACAAGAAACTCTTTTAG
- a CDS encoding TRC40/GET3/ArsA family transport-energizing ATPase yields the protein MGFKDLFTFKKGETTFVFVGGKGGVGKTSISAATAIWMAKQGKKTLVVSTDPAHSLSDSLEAPVSHSPTLIMSNLYAVEIDPEIAMEQQQAELESKKSLATGEQALGLDMLGDQLDLASSAPGADEAAAFEVFLQVMTTNEYDVVVFDTAPTGHTLRFLSFPDLMDSWVGKMIKVRTRLGSLASSFKNLIPFMGDDDDPQSTAELEETKRKISEAKEIMSNPERTTFKMVVIPEEMSIHESDRAMDALAKNHMTVDGVIVNQMMPDIENCDFCQSRYKLQQKRMALIRQKFSHQTIAEIPLFKEEVKGIDKLEEVAEILYEGKTPEQVEKDAILL from the coding sequence ATGGGATTTAAAGACTTATTCACATTTAAAAAAGGAGAAACAACTTTTGTATTTGTAGGGGGAAAAGGAGGTGTTGGAAAAACATCAATATCTGCGGCTACAGCTATATGGATGGCAAAACAAGGTAAAAAAACATTAGTTGTATCTACAGATCCTGCACACTCACTTTCAGACTCCCTTGAAGCACCAGTTAGTCATAGCCCAACCTTGATTATGTCTAATCTATATGCTGTTGAGATTGATCCCGAAATAGCTATGGAACAACAACAAGCAGAACTTGAAAGCAAAAAAAGTTTAGCTACTGGGGAACAAGCTCTTGGGTTGGATATGCTTGGAGATCAATTAGATCTTGCATCTTCAGCTCCTGGTGCTGATGAAGCAGCTGCTTTTGAAGTTTTTCTTCAAGTTATGACTACCAATGAATATGATGTTGTGGTATTTGATACTGCTCCAACAGGCCATACACTTAGGTTCCTTTCATTTCCAGACTTAATGGATTCATGGGTAGGAAAAATGATAAAAGTTAGAACTAGACTTGGAAGTTTAGCTAGTAGCTTTAAAAATTTAATTCCATTTATGGGAGATGATGATGACCCACAATCTACAGCTGAACTTGAAGAAACAAAACGAAAAATAAGCGAAGCTAAAGAGATTATGTCAAACCCAGAGAGAACTACCTTCAAGATGGTTGTTATTCCTGAAGAAATGTCTATTCATGAGTCAGATAGAGCTATGGATGCTTTAGCTAAAAATCATATGACTGTAGATGGAGTTATTGTTAATCAAATGATGCCAGATATTGAAAACTGTGATTTTTGCCAATCTAGATATAAATTACAGCAAAAAAGAATGGCATTAATCAGACAAAAATTTTCACATCAAACAATAGCTGAAATACCATTATTTAAAGAAGAAGTTAAAGGCATAGATAAATTAGAAGAAGTAGCTGAAATACTTTATGAAGGAAAAACTCCTGAACAAGTGGAAAAAGATGCTATACTTCTTTAA
- a CDS encoding MarR family winged helix-turn-helix transcriptional regulator encodes MENKENIEENSSEASEDFLMCDLVTIIYKSYKNYLMYKLTDLDITPGQIPFILELMRSKNASQDDLANKLFVTRGTTAKALRKLDDQEIIERKTALNNRRKYNVFLTDKGKETALEIEKIDKSWEDMILSRLKESENFENKEQLINNLKSLAKSSLEIFDQEKEKFKDSNGPGVDFSMHPFAGNIFKGHHFRGHGHHRDLFRNKGFFPKDPRKK; translated from the coding sequence ATGGAGAATAAAGAAAATATAGAGGAGAATTCATCAGAAGCATCAGAAGATTTTTTAATGTGTGATTTAGTTACTATTATTTATAAATCATATAAAAACTATTTAATGTATAAACTGACTGATTTAGACATTACTCCTGGACAAATTCCATTTATTTTAGAATTGATGAGGTCTAAAAATGCTTCTCAGGATGATTTAGCTAATAAATTATTTGTTACTCGAGGAACAACAGCTAAAGCTCTTAGAAAACTGGATGATCAAGAAATAATTGAGAGAAAAACAGCTCTTAACAACAGAAGAAAATATAATGTTTTTTTAACAGATAAAGGAAAAGAAACTGCTTTAGAAATTGAAAAAATCGATAAATCATGGGAAGATATGATTTTATCTCGTTTGAAAGAATCTGAAAATTTTGAAAATAAAGAACAACTTATAAATAATTTAAAAAGTTTAGCTAAAAGCTCTTTAGAGATATTTGATCAAGAAAAAGAGAAATTTAAAGATTCGAATGGTCCTGGAGTTGATTTCTCTATGCATCCATTTGCAGGAAATATCTTTAAAGGTCACCATTTCAGAGGGCATGGACACCATCGAGATTTATTTAGAAATAAGGGATTTTTTCCCAAAGATCCTAGAAAAAAATAA
- a CDS encoding Rpn family recombination-promoting nuclease/putative transposase, whose protein sequence is MKEKSSKFKDIIFQNYFAMDDFLFLKYMGEKGNELQQKNFLKALGIEIEGEITTTNTKMPPDKTKGKRSELDSRIISECGKDINIEIQRQETKDFLERLITYICKRAIEPLGKGKNYNSIKKVITIAICKYSFLKSPKYHNIFDIRNSNIYISEKLIDKLEIHIIEMEKFRKENIYEEHPSQNGLIIKTKKDLRNNPKHQYLAFIDDETTHEERKEIVKMGDKGLKASMECLENALQNGAFDRYFYQKLNEFHQENVMNERIEKGKLEGKLEGKLEGRLEGKEEKKLEIAINLKNEGIPIEIIAKTTELSISEIKKL, encoded by the coding sequence ATGAAAGAAAAATCATCAAAATTTAAAGATATAATTTTTCAAAATTATTTTGCTATGGATGATTTTTTATTTCTCAAGTATATGGGTGAAAAGGGAAATGAGCTACAACAAAAGAACTTTTTAAAAGCTTTAGGAATCGAAATAGAAGGAGAAATAACTACCACCAACACAAAAATGCCTCCTGATAAAACTAAAGGAAAAAGATCAGAATTAGACTCTAGAATAATAAGTGAATGTGGAAAAGATATCAATATCGAAATACAAAGACAAGAAACCAAAGACTTCCTAGAAAGATTAATAACATATATATGCAAAAGAGCAATAGAACCATTGGGCAAAGGAAAAAACTATAACTCAATAAAAAAAGTCATAACAATAGCTATATGCAAATATTCCTTCTTAAAATCACCAAAATACCATAATATCTTTGATATAAGGAATAGTAATATTTATATCTCTGAAAAACTAATAGATAAATTAGAAATCCATATCATTGAAATGGAGAAATTTAGAAAAGAAAACATCTATGAAGAACACCCAAGTCAAAATGGATTGATAATAAAAACAAAAAAAGATTTAAGAAACAATCCCAAACACCAATACTTGGCTTTTATCGATGATGAAACAACACATGAAGAAAGAAAGGAGATAGTAAAAATGGGGGATAAAGGATTAAAAGCTTCAATGGAATGTTTAGAAAACGCACTACAAAACGGTGCATTTGACAGATACTTCTATCAAAAATTAAATGAATTCCATCAAGAAAATGTGATGAATGAAAGAATAGAAAAAGGAAAACTAGAAGGAAAATTAGAAGGAAAACTTGAAGGAAGACTAGAGGGGAAAGAAGAAAAAAAATTGGAAATAGCTATTAACTTGAAAAACGAAGGCATTCCAATTGAAATAATAGCTAAAACAACAGAATTGTCTATTTCTGAAATTAAAAAACTTTAA
- a CDS encoding fumarylacetoacetate hydrolase family protein, with the protein MKFLRFFVDDNIIKTGYFDGEKVIELADSIENVLNNWENKEYIEDKMVASYSLEDIGFAPVSKPSKIVCIGLNYKDHAEELAMELPEEPKIFLKPPSSVIACEDDIFFPAMSNEMDYEAELAIVISKTAKDVSISDAPEYIGGYTIMNDVTARDLQRKDEQWTRAKSFDTFAPIGPFIETEMDPNNQNISLTLNGEIKQNSNTKNMVFSPNKLVEFISNIMTLNPGDIIATGTPSGVGQMKKGDIVEIAIESIGVLRNRVI; encoded by the coding sequence TTGAAGTTTTTAAGATTCTTTGTTGATGATAATATTATAAAAACTGGTTATTTTGATGGAGAAAAAGTCATAGAATTAGCTGATTCAATAGAAAATGTATTAAATAACTGGGAAAATAAGGAGTATATTGAAGATAAGATGGTAGCTAGCTATTCTCTAGAAGATATAGGTTTTGCTCCAGTTTCTAAACCAAGTAAGATTGTATGTATTGGTTTAAATTATAAAGATCATGCTGAAGAATTAGCTATGGAACTTCCTGAAGAGCCAAAAATATTTTTAAAACCACCTAGTTCTGTAATTGCCTGTGAGGACGATATTTTTTTTCCAGCTATGTCTAATGAAATGGATTATGAAGCAGAATTAGCTATTGTTATTTCAAAAACAGCTAAAGATGTTAGTATTTCTGATGCTCCAGAATATATTGGTGGATATACAATAATGAATGATGTCACAGCTCGAGACCTTCAAAGAAAAGATGAACAATGGACAAGAGCTAAAAGTTTCGACACATTTGCACCTATTGGTCCTTTTATTGAAACTGAGATGGACCCAAATAATCAAAATATTTCATTAACTCTTAATGGAGAAATAAAACAAAATTCCAATACTAAAAATATGGTATTTTCACCTAATAAGCTTGTTGAATTTATTTCAAATATTATGACTTTAAATCCAGGAGATATTATAGCTACTGGAACCCCTTCTGGTGTTGGACAAATGAAAAAAGGAGATATCGTTGAAATAGCTATTGAAAGTATTGGTGTTTTGAGAAATAGGGTTATTTGA
- the hisG gene encoding ATP phosphoribosyltransferase, with protein MKLKIAIPSKGRISDPAIAILEKAGLGLKDVGNRKLFSNTHNKDISVMFARAADIPEFVADGIVDMGITGLDLIYENESNVEILEDLKFGQTSLVLAAPEDSDINSLDDVKSGVIVATEFPHLTDSYLKRNGIDAKIVELTGSTEIAPFIGVADIIADLTSTGTTLKMNHLKIIDNILDSSIKLIANKEAFEKEDGNKFLIETIATSIKGVIEAERKKLLMMNVSKKDLANVQNLMPAMTGPTVSEVLSGKNDTVAIQAVVDEEEVFELVNKLKNAGAKDILVVPIERII; from the coding sequence ATGAAGCTTAAAATTGCAATACCTTCAAAAGGACGAATCAGCGATCCTGCAATAGCTATTCTGGAAAAAGCAGGATTAGGGCTTAAAGATGTTGGAAATAGAAAATTATTTTCAAACACTCACAATAAAGATATCAGTGTAATGTTTGCTCGTGCAGCTGATATTCCAGAATTTGTAGCTGATGGAATTGTAGATATGGGAATAACTGGATTAGATCTTATATATGAAAATGAATCTAATGTAGAAATTCTTGAAGATTTAAAATTTGGACAAACTAGTTTAGTTTTAGCTGCTCCTGAAGACTCTGATATTAACTCTCTAGATGATGTTAAATCTGGTGTTATAGTAGCTACTGAATTTCCTCATCTAACTGATAGCTATCTTAAACGTAATGGTATTGATGCTAAAATTGTCGAGCTAACTGGTTCTACTGAAATTGCTCCTTTTATTGGAGTAGCTGATATCATAGCTGATTTAACTAGTACTGGAACTACTTTAAAAATGAATCATCTGAAAATTATTGATAATATTTTAGATAGTTCTATTAAACTCATAGCTAATAAAGAAGCCTTTGAAAAAGAAGATGGAAATAAATTTTTAATCGAAACTATAGCTACCAGTATAAAAGGAGTTATTGAAGCTGAAAGAAAAAAGCTATTAATGATGAATGTTTCTAAAAAGGATTTAGCTAATGTTCAGAATTTAATGCCTGCAATGACTGGCCCAACTGTTTCTGAAGTACTATCTGGTAAAAATGATACTGTAGCTATTCAAGCTGTTGTTGATGAAGAAGAAGTTTTTGAATTAGTTAATAAACTTAAAAATGCAGGTGCTAAGGATATATTAGTAGTGCCTATAGAAAGAATTATTTAG
- a CDS encoding amidohydrolase family protein — METKNILIHDTIILNPKSEKNSTAVESFKGDLLIENDKIVEIARKDQESISKDNIDKIINGENKILMPGLINTHTHISMNLFRGLADDMELDDWLNNHIWPTEAGLNGEYCYIGALSAIVEMIKSGTTTFNDMYFYMEDVAKAVEESGIRGCLSYGMIDFADEEKRQKELKENIDLIKNCNNTAEGRIKTFFGPHATSTASKELLEKVRKEADRYKVGIHIHMNETKKEVETIVESEGKTPFEYLDDLGFLKDDVIAAHGVWLSKEEINIIKNRDVKISHNPCSNMKLSSGISPVQEMIDKRITVGIGTDSVASNNNLDMFEEMKFASLLQKVSTMNPKALTSNQAIQMSTINGAKALNLNKEIGSIEVGKKADLILLDKNTINLTPMSDVISSNLVYAANGSNVNTTICNGKILMENRKLTTLNENEIIEKANKAIKELKN; from the coding sequence ATGGAAACCAAAAATATTCTAATACATGATACAATTATTCTAAATCCAAAATCTGAAAAAAATTCAACTGCTGTGGAATCATTTAAAGGGGATTTATTGATTGAAAATGATAAAATAGTTGAAATAGCTAGAAAAGATCAAGAATCAATTTCAAAAGATAACATTGACAAAATTATCAATGGTGAAAATAAAATATTAATGCCTGGACTTATTAACACCCATACACATATATCTATGAATCTATTTAGAGGATTAGCTGATGATATGGAACTTGATGATTGGTTAAACAATCACATCTGGCCTACTGAAGCAGGTTTAAATGGAGAATATTGTTATATTGGAGCATTATCAGCTATTGTAGAAATGATAAAATCAGGAACCACAACTTTTAATGATATGTATTTTTATATGGAAGATGTAGCTAAAGCTGTTGAAGAATCTGGAATTAGAGGTTGTTTATCTTATGGAATGATAGACTTTGCAGATGAAGAAAAACGTCAAAAAGAATTGAAAGAAAACATTGACCTTATAAAAAACTGTAACAATACTGCAGAAGGTAGAATAAAAACTTTTTTTGGACCACATGCAACATCTACAGCTTCAAAAGAATTATTAGAAAAAGTAAGAAAAGAAGCAGATAGATACAAAGTTGGAATTCATATCCATATGAATGAAACTAAAAAAGAAGTTGAAACCATAGTTGAATCAGAAGGAAAAACTCCATTTGAATATTTAGATGATTTAGGGTTTTTAAAAGATGATGTTATAGCTGCACATGGAGTATGGCTATCAAAAGAAGAAATAAATATAATAAAAAATAGAGATGTTAAAATATCTCATAATCCATGTAGTAATATGAAATTATCATCAGGAATATCCCCAGTTCAAGAAATGATAGATAAAAGAATCACAGTAGGAATTGGAACCGATAGCGTTGCATCAAACAATAATTTAGATATGTTTGAAGAGATGAAATTTGCTTCACTTCTTCAAAAAGTGAGCACGATGAATCCTAAAGCTTTAACATCTAACCAAGCTATTCAGATGAGTACTATAAATGGAGCAAAAGCATTAAACCTAAATAAAGAAATTGGGTCAATTGAAGTGGGAAAAAAAGCAGATCTCATATTATTAGACAAAAATACAATTAATTTAACTCCAATGAGCGATGTAATCAGTTCAAACTTAGTTTATGCAGCTAATGGGTCTAATGTAAACACAACAATATGTAATGGTAAAATATTAATGGAAAATAGAAAACTTACAACTTTAAATGAAAATGAAATCATAGAAAAAGCTAATAAAGCTATTAAAGAGTTAAAAAATTAA
- a CDS encoding DUF169 domain-containing protein — MIDMEKIGKKFKTSLKLDTFPLAIYESRNIPENAVPLCSVDHCVAKSIFLTSTNENENPVYINNKTLRGCCPGSMTYLGFAKPAKFIKYFVSTGKESVRGGAAEYLKASPEDVEKFLKSIGEIKKIENNLVIQKCEDMKNINDIDNIADIDNIGTNNTDTKDINIKSILVFGNSEQIRNLSNLIYFNNENTFTGISTPFGPSCASFITYPNGMAENTPKETVFMGPVDPTGNIWFPSDYLSMGIPIEIAMKLYENIDSSFLSKRPEVAFPKR, encoded by the coding sequence ATGATTGATATGGAAAAAATTGGTAAAAAATTTAAAACAAGTTTAAAGTTAGATACATTTCCTTTAGCTATATATGAATCAAGAAATATCCCTGAAAATGCAGTTCCTTTATGTTCAGTCGATCATTGTGTTGCAAAATCTATTTTTTTAACTTCAACTAATGAAAATGAGAATCCAGTTTATATAAACAATAAAACACTTAGAGGATGTTGTCCTGGATCAATGACTTACCTTGGATTTGCAAAACCAGCTAAATTTATAAAATATTTTGTTTCAACTGGAAAAGAAAGTGTTAGAGGAGGAGCTGCAGAATATCTTAAAGCAAGCCCTGAAGATGTTGAAAAATTTTTAAAATCTATAGGTGAAATAAAAAAAATTGAAAATAATCTAGTAATTCAAAAATGTGAAGATATGAAAAATATTAATGATATTGATAATATTGCAGATATTGATAATATCGGCACAAATAACACAGATACAAAAGATATCAATATTAAATCAATTCTTGTCTTTGGTAACAGTGAACAAATACGAAATTTAAGTAACTTAATATATTTCAACAATGAAAATACATTTACTGGGATTAGTACACCATTTGGACCATCATGTGCAAGTTTTATCACATATCCAAATGGAATGGCTGAAAATACTCCTAAAGAAACTGTTTTTATGGGGCCAGTTGATCCCACAGGGAATATATGGTTTCCTTCTGACTATTTATCCATGGGAATACCAATAGAAATTGCAATGAAACTATATGAAAATATTGACAGTTCATTCCTATCAAAAAGACCAGAAGTTGCATTTCCAAAAAGATAA
- the tfrA gene encoding fumarate reductase (CoM/CoB) subunit TfrA has protein sequence MKSKVIKSDVLIIGSGGAGCRAAIEVSNNGLNPLIVSKGLSFRSGCTGMAEGGYNAAFAFVDKEDTKEMHLHDTMKGGSYLNDPKLAEILVNEATDRLIDLENYGALFDRQESGELNQRPFGGQTFRRTCFQGDRTGHEMIMALKEEIIKRKIQTIDEVMITSLILDKGYDEIQSDNSENNAEYGTNTECKNSTEYETNAEYKITNENKRKVIGAVGFSLNDSKTIFFQAKTVILASGGAGQLYPVTSNTFQKNGDGFTLAYDAGADLIDMEEIQFHPTGMLYPKSRKGILVTEAVRGEGGILLNKDNERFMGKYDDRKELATRDVVSRAIYNEIREGRASENGGVYLDVTHLDNDIIEEKLETMLLQFLDIGIDIRKEPMEIAPTAHHYMGGVRIDENCASTVSNLFAAGEVTGGVHGANRLGGNALADTQVFGRRAGISASKIAKNSDFEINEEEIENEENRIQNLVKKGTISPSSIKNDLKDLMWDKVAIIRNEKGLKEALSGLYDLKEKLNDMDVDKDTHYNKGLQEALEIINMIEIAILTVKSALIRKESRGAHFREDFPETKEEWKKSIVMNKYHDIKCIDR, from the coding sequence ATGAAAAGCAAGGTTATAAAATCTGATGTATTGATTATTGGCTCAGGAGGGGCAGGTTGCCGTGCAGCTATTGAAGTTTCAAATAACGGATTAAATCCATTAATTGTATCAAAAGGACTTTCATTCAGGTCTGGATGTACTGGAATGGCTGAAGGGGGGTATAATGCTGCTTTTGCTTTTGTAGATAAAGAAGATACAAAGGAAATGCATCTTCATGATACTATGAAAGGTGGTAGCTATCTTAATGATCCTAAACTTGCTGAAATACTTGTTAATGAAGCTACAGACAGATTAATAGACCTCGAAAATTACGGAGCTCTTTTTGATAGACAAGAATCTGGTGAATTAAATCAAAGGCCTTTTGGTGGTCAAACATTTAGGAGAACTTGTTTTCAAGGAGATCGAACTGGTCATGAAATGATAATGGCTCTTAAAGAAGAAATTATCAAAAGAAAGATTCAAACTATTGATGAAGTCATGATAACCTCTTTAATTCTAGATAAAGGGTATGATGAAATTCAAAGTGATAATAGTGAGAATAACGCTGAATACGGGACTAACACTGAATGCAAGAATAGCACTGAATATGAGACTAATGCTGAATATAAGATTACCAATGAAAATAAGAGGAAAGTTATTGGTGCAGTAGGATTTTCTTTAAATGATTCAAAAACAATATTTTTCCAAGCAAAAACTGTTATTTTAGCTAGTGGTGGAGCTGGACAATTATATCCTGTAACTTCTAATACATTTCAAAAGAATGGAGATGGATTTACTCTTGCATATGATGCAGGTGCAGATTTAATTGATATGGAAGAGATTCAATTCCATCCAACTGGAATGCTTTATCCAAAATCAAGAAAAGGAATTCTTGTTACAGAAGCTGTTCGTGGTGAAGGAGGAATCCTTTTAAACAAAGATAATGAACGTTTCATGGGTAAATATGATGATAGAAAAGAATTAGCTACTCGTGATGTTGTTTCAAGAGCAATATATAATGAAATAAGGGAAGGTAGAGCAAGTGAAAATGGAGGAGTTTATCTTGATGTAACTCACCTTGATAATGATATCATTGAAGAAAAACTCGAAACAATGCTTTTACAATTCCTTGATATTGGTATTGATATTAGGAAAGAACCCATGGAAATTGCACCAACTGCTCATCATTATATGGGTGGAGTTAGAATCGATGAAAATTGTGCTTCAACAGTAAGCAATCTTTTTGCAGCTGGTGAAGTAACTGGTGGAGTTCATGGAGCTAATAGACTTGGTGGAAATGCATTAGCTGATACACAAGTTTTTGGAAGAAGAGCAGGAATTTCTGCATCAAAAATAGCTAAAAATTCTGATTTTGAAATAAATGAAGAAGAAATAGAAAATGAAGAAAATAGGATTCAAAATCTTGTTAAAAAAGGAACTATATCTCCTTCTTCAATTAAAAATGATTTAAAAGATTTGATGTGGGATAAAGTAGCTATTATTCGAAATGAAAAGGGATTGAAAGAAGCTTTAAGTGGATTGTATGACTTAAAAGAAAAATTAAATGATATGGATGTTGATAAAGACACTCATTATAATAAAGGACTTCAAGAAGCTTTAGAAATTATTAACATGATTGAAATAGCTATATTAACTGTTAAATCAGCTTTGATTAGAAAAGAAAGTCGTGGTGCTCATTTCAGAGAAGATTTTCCTGAAACAAAAGAAGAATGGAAAAAGAGTATTGTAATGAATAAATATCATGATATAAAATGTATTGATCGGTGA